The window ACCAGCGTCGTGGCGATGCCGGTCAGCCGCTGGCTGGTGATCAGGCTCTGGATGGCCGTAGTCACCTCTTCGATCTGCACGCCCATTACGTCACTCTGGGCGTCGAGGGCCGAGTCGGCCTGTGCCGCCGCCACGCGCAACGTGGGCATGACTTCGGCCAACTGGGCCATGCCGATGAAGATGATCAGCAATACCAGACCGAGGATACTCAACACGACGAGAAACGTGAGTACCAGCGACAGCCAGCCGGGCACGCCGCGCTGGCCGAACCAGGCCGGCAACGGGATCAGGGTGATGGTGATCACCACCGATAGCAGGATGGGATTGAGAATAAAGGCCAGGTCACGAATACCGGCGATGATGATGAAGATGCTGGCCAGCCCAACCAGGAAGTAGAGCAGCGGCCGTGATTGTTCAACCATGTTATCTTGCCTGTGAACGCATAATTCGCCGTCGGGCGATTGCCGACGGCTAAAATAATTATACGCGAAATTTTCTCAGACCTGACAGGTTTGGAACAAATCTGTCAGGTCTAAGAACTTTGCACCTCAAGCGATGTCCGGCATAATATCATCCCTGCTTTCCTGAGAGACAGACCCGCCGTGGCGCCACGACGGCCCGCGCCGCGTTCAACAATCGCATTAGCTCCTGCCGACGAGGCCCAACGATGACGACGCCGCCCCTCTCGCCATCCGACACCGATCGGCCGCCCGGCCGGCGCGCCGGTTTTCGGCCGGCGCAGCTTGTGCCCGCGCTGCTGGGCGGCTCCCTGCTGGGCATCCTGGAGATAGCGCTGGCGACTTCCTTCGCGGCGCTCATTTTCAGCGGCGATCTGGCCCCTTACCTGTCGCGGGGCATCGGGCTGGCCCTGTTCTCCTCGGCCGTGGCCCTGGCCCTGAATTCGCTCCTGACCTCTTATCCGGCCCTGCTGGGCGGCAACCAGGACGCCCCGGCGGCCATCATGGCCGTCATGGCCGCGGGCGTGGCCGCGCTGACCATCGGCGGCGAGGCCCGGCTGGCGACGGTGGTCGTGATGCTGGGCCTGACGACGCTGGCGGCGGGGCTGTTTTTGCTGGGGCTGGGCGTGTTCCGGCTGGCCGGGCTGGTGCGCTACCTGCCCTATCCCGTGGCCGGCGGCTTTCTGGCCGGCACCGGTTGGCTGCTGTTGGTGGGCGGCATCGGCACCATGTCGCACCGGCATTTTTCGCTGGCCGAGTTGCCCGATCTGCTGGCCCCGGCCGCGCTGCCCTATTGGCTGCCGGGGGCGCTGCTGGGGGCACTCATCCTGGCCCTCTCCGGCCGCATTCGCCATTATCTGTTTCTACCGTGCATTATCGCCGCCACCATCATCGTTTTCTTTCTGGTGGCCGCGCTCTTCGGCCGCTCGCCGGCGGCGTTGAGCGCCGGCGGCTGGCTGCTGGGGCCGTTTCCGGCCGGCCGGTTGTGGCAGCCGGTCAGCGCCGCCGAACTGGCCGCCGTGGAGTGGCCGGCCATCTGGCCGCAACTGCCGAATCTGATCAGCGCCGTGGTCATCAGCGCCATCGCCCTGTTGCTGAACGCCAGCGGGCTGGAGCTGGCGACCCGGCGCGACATCGACATGAATCGCGAGATGAAGGCCGCCGGGGTAGCCAATCTGGCGGCGGGCCTGGGCGCAGGCCTGATCAGCTACGCCCAACTGAGCCTGACGGTATTGTCGGAGCGGCTGGGGGCGGCCACGCGCCTGACCGGGCTGGTGGCGGCGGCCATCTGTGGTGTGGGGGCGCTGCTGGGCGGGGCGGCGCTGGGCTACGTGCCGACGATTGTCTTCGGCGCGCTGCTGGTCTATCTGGGGCTGTCGTTTCTGTGGGAGTGGGTCGTCGTGGCCCGCCGGCGCTTGCCGACCATCGACTACGCCATCGTCCTGCTCATCCTGGGCGTCATTGCCGCCGTGGGCTTTCTGCCGGGCGTGGTGGTGGGCATCATCGCCGCCGTGATCATGTTCGTCGTCAGCTACAGCCGCACCAGCATCGTCAAGCACGCCTTGAGCGGGGCGACATTCAAGAGCCGCGTGACGCGCAACGCCGACGACCGGGCGGCGCTGGAGGCACTGGGCGATCAGGCGTATTTCCTGCAACTCCAGGGCTTCATCTTCTTCGGCACGGCCAACGGGCTGCTGGAACAGGTGCGCGCCCGCGCCCGATCCACGCCGACGCGCTACGTGGCCCTCGACTTTCGCCAGGTCATCGGCCTCGACTCGACCGCGCTGCTCAGCTTCGACAAGATGCGCCAGTTGGCCCGCGAGAATGGCTTCACCCTGTTGCTGTCGGGGCTGTCGCCGGGGCTGCGCCGCCAGTTCAGCCGCGGCGGCATCGAGGCCGAGCCGAACGTCGTGCGCTTCGACGCTGATCTGGATCGGGCGGCCGAGTGGTGCGAGGATCAGATTTGCGCCACCGCCGCCGACGCCGAGCGCCCGTTGGCGAGCTATTTGCAGGACATTGTGCCCGGCGAGGCGACGCGGCGGCTGGTGGGCTATATGGCGCGCCTGACGGTCGAGCAGGGCGAGCATTTGATCGAGCAGGGGGCCGAACCGGACGATCTGTTTTTCATTGAAGCGGGCCAACTGACGGCCCATCTGGAAGTGGCCGATGCCCCGCCGCTGCGGCTGGAGACGATGCAGGGCGGCCGGGCGGTGGGCGAGCTGGGCTTCTATCTGGGCACGCGCCGCGCCGCGGCGGTGGTGGCCGACCGGCCCAGCGTGGTCTACCGGCTGTCGCAGGCGACGCTGGCCCGCATCGAGCGCGACGACCCGGAGGCGGCCCACGCCTGCCACCGTGTCGTCGTCCATCTGCTGGGCGAGCGGGTGTTGCATCTGGTGCGGGCGGTCGATGCGCTACAGGCCTAGTAGGCTCTGGGACTGGCTATGAACGATCCTGTTGAGTATGTCGCCGGGGACGAAGCCTGGCGCGAGCGCATCGGGCGCGAGTGGAGCGAGATGGCCGCCCGCCACATGCACGTGGACGACGGCTTCTCTATCGTCGCCACGTCCGGCGGAGCGCCGGTGGGACTGATCGCCGTCGTCTGGCGCGACCTGCCGCCGCCGCTGCCGGCCACGGTCGAAGCGTTCATCGACATCATCGAGGTGCGGCCCGCCTTTCGCCGCCGGGGCATCGCCGCGCGGCTGGTTCAGATGGCCGTGGCCCGCTCAGGCGAGCATAGCGCGTATCAGCTGCGGGCCTGGAGTTCGGCCGATAAGACCGAGGCCATCCCCATGTGGCGGGCGCTGGGCTTTGGGCTGTGCCCGGCCACGGTTTACCCGCGCGGCGAGCAGGTGGATGGTTATTTTGTGGCGCTGGTGCTCGGTGCGTCGGGCGCGCCGTGACTGGACAACAGGTCACGGATTGCGCCGCCGATGGCCGGTTCCACGGCGAAGTGGGCCTCGAGCAGGGTTAGAATAGCCGCGGTGGCCGCCGGGCTGTGGTCGTAGCCGGGCAGCAGCGCCGGCAAGTCGGCGGCCAGCGCGGGGAAGCGCTGCTCGAAGCGGCGCGGCCCGTCAAACAGATCCGCCGTGCTCGCCGAGCTAACAGCCATTAACCCGGCCAGATCGATCACCCTGTCCACCGCGAAGCCCTGGATGAAGCGGAAGGCCGATAGCTTCTCGCCGCGATAGAAACGGCACAACCCCACGTAGAGATTGGTCAGCGCCTCGCCCAGTAGATGATCGACCACGGGCGGGGAGCGGCGCGGCGGCCACTCGCGCGGCGCGGCCCACGCGTCGGGCACGCCGGCGCGCCGCCATACCAGCCGGCCCGGCGCGTAGGCCGCCGTCAGCAGTTCGTCGGGCGTGAAGACGGCCATTTCGCCATAGATGCCGTCGGCATAGAGGAATTTGTAGCCGTCGATCGTATTGCGAAAGCGGTAAACGAGCGGATGGGCCGCCGCCAGCCAGGCCAGATCGGCCAGGAAGGCCGGCTTATCGCCCGACTCCACGATGACGAAAAAATCCAAATCGGAGTACTCGTCCAGCCGCTCCAATTCGCGGCCGACGGAGCCGAGGCCGATGAGGGCCAGCGCGCCGGGAGAGTGGGCCAATGAGCGGCCGATGGCGTCAAGCCGCTGGAGGAGATCGTCGGGGCGGGTCATAGCCGGGTGCGCCGGAGAAGAGCCGGGCTAGGGAATCCACACCCGCCGCACGCCGGCCGCCACGCCGGTGGCCGCGCCGCCCGTGGCCGGATCGAGGGTGTAGATAGTCGTCGTCCATTGCGGGGCGCTGTCGTCGAAGGCCGTTGTCGCGTCGCCCACAAGATAGGTGTAGGGCGTGGCGCATTCATAGCCGGCTGTGCCCGTGTCGAGGACGACCGGCTCGGCCGCGGCGCGGATGGCGCAGGTCAGGCCGCTGTCCAGTTCCACGAAGAAGATGACCGCCCGGTCAATCGACGGCGGCGGGACGGACGGCAGGGGCGCGGCTGGGCTGATGAGGACGGCATAGTCGCCAGCGACGGGGTTGGGGCGGCAGATGAGCCGCGTGCCGCCCAGGGCGAAGCAGGGTTCGGTCGGCTGGCCTCCCTCGGGCAGGCAGCGGTGGGTTCCGGGGACGAGCGATGACTCGGCGCACGTGCCGCTAGCCGGGTCGCCGCTGACGGCGATTGAGGTCGGGTCGAATTTGATCACTTCGGTTGCGTTGGTGATCTGTTGCGGGCCGACTGCGCCGGATGATTGATCGGGCGCGTTAGGTGTACTACTCGTGCAGGCCGCGAGGGCGATCAGAACTAAGATGACGGAAACGAACTGCCGCGTTGGATTCATGGTTGTTGTCCAGGTTACAGGTGCAACGCACTTCAGAAAGTGCGTCGCACCTGGGCTGGATTATAGCGCATTGTCGCCGTTGGCGGATGGGGGGGTGCAGGCGAAGAATTGATAGCCCCGGCCGCGCACGGTGACGATGGGGTTTGTCTGGGGGAGATAACGGTCCAGTTTGCGCCGCAGACGGTGGATGTAGGGGCGGATCAATTCGCCCGCTTCGGCGTCGCTCAGGTGGTAGCTCCAGGCCAGGCGGGCCAGCTGGGCCGTGGTCAGGGTCTGATTGGGGTGGGTCATCAGGCAGGCCAGGACGGCCGACTCGCCCCGGCTCAACTCCACGGTGTGGGGCACATCGCCCAGCACCGAGGCCTGGCGTTGGGAGTAGTCAAGGCTGAGCGGCGGGGCCACGATGACGGCCGGGGCGACGGGCGCGCTCGCATCCGGCGCCAGGCCGTCGGCGTTGCGCGCCGCCTGGCGCACGTAGCGGCCCAGTTGGCGCTTGAGGGCGGCCAACGAGTGCAGGGTGCGGTCGATCGATTCGAGGATCATCGTCGCCGCGACGGGCTTGACCAGGTAATCGGCCGCTCCCACCTGGACGGCGGCGATGGCCGTGGGCAGCGTCGGCCGGCCGGTCAGGATCACCAAAGGCAGGTCGGGTTGCAGGCGGCTCACCTCGTGGAGGAGGGCCACGCTGTCGCCGTCGTCGGCGTCCAGGTCGAGCACCAGGCCGTCGTAGTCGCCGTCGGCCAGCCAGGCCAGGGCCTGAGTGGCGAGGGCCGTCGGCCGGACGGTGTGACCGGCGGCAATGAGCAGGCGGGCCAGTTCCGCGCGGGCCACAAGCTCGCCCTGGAGCAGTAAAATCTGTGGGCTGAAGGGTTGAGCGAATTGATTCGAGCTTGTATTCATAGCGGCCAGGCCTGAGGCCGAGCAATTTTTTCGGTGGACAATCTCAATGGATGGCCCATCCTGTCCGAATGGCATCGCCAAAATCGATGCTGTTCGGTTGTATTCTTCCGCTACGAATCAGTTAGGTAAAAACCAATAGAAGCCGGCCGACCAACCAGGCAAAAAGCGCCTGGAGCAATATACAAGAAGAATAAAAACGTTACGCTTATTGTCAATTCTAAAGGGCTTGTTAGCAAGACCTACATGACAAAAGTCCTGAGTAAATACACCTAGTCTAATTAAATAGTAGACCGGCGTCATACTTTTGTCAAACACAATCTTGCCGTAAGAATGGTAGCGCATGAAGGTTACAATCTGTGTTACAGGCAGAGTAGTACGCCGATTGGCCGGCCGCGCGCCGACCCGGCAACCAGAGAAAAAGACCCGCTATCCCCATTTACATTTCTCTCTGCCTGATCTATAGTATTGACCAAAGAAAGACCCGTTACAGCCAGTTTCGGAGTTCTATCTTAGACACGCGGTCAACCAAATAATAGGAGAATAATCATGTCAGTTGAAAGCACCCGTGCCGTAATGACCCGCTATTTCGATTCCGAGCATTCCGATGTCAATATGATGGCCGATGACGTCGTGTTTACGATCATGGCCACCGGACAGGAGCATCACGGCCGCGAGGGGGTGATGGGGATGCTCAACTATTTCTACCATTACGCCTTTGACGCGACGGCCTCCGCCGAAAACACGATCTTCGACGACGGGAAGGCGTTGGTGGAGGGGCATTTCATCGGCAAACACATCGGTGAATTCGCCGGCATTCCGGCCACAAACAAGGACGTGAACGTGCCGATCTGCGTGGTTTACGATCTGGAAAACGACCAGATCAAAAGAGGCCGGGTTTATTTTGAAATGCCGGTCTTGATGCAGCAGTTAGGCGTGATGTAACGTTGCTCGCGCCGTCATCTGCTATAATCAAGGCTGGGGCGGCGCGTATCCGCCGAATTCCCACGAGGTAATATGATGCGGCGATTATCCATAAGTGGTGGAACGTTACTGTTCACGTTGGCGGCGGCGCTCCCGGCGCTGGCCCAGGAAGAAAACCCGCTGGCTCATGCCCGGCTCTTCACCGGCGGCACGGCCTGGGGGATGATTGGGGTGACTGTCTTGCTGATGATCTTGTTTATGGTCTGGGCAAGACGCGGGCCGAATTAAAAGAGAAACCACAGATTAATAATAGTGGGCAGAAGGCAGTGGACAGTGATCAGTCTGTCCACTGCCCACTGTCCACTGTCCACTGCCCACTGCCCACTGTTCACTCTATTCAATCTGTGGGTTTTTATTCTTCCATCCACGTCACGCGCAGATCAAACCCCCGTTTGAGCAATTCCTCGGCGAAGGCCGGGCCGGGCAGGGCCAACTCCACCGGCAGGCCGCCGCGCGGCGTGCGGCCGTGGGCCTGGGCGGCGCAGATGATGGCCGCGTGCCAGCCGGTGGTGCGCTCCATGGCCGTGAAACCGGTGGCCTCGTCGTAGCGGTCGAAGAGATCGACCACCACCTCGCGCTCGGCCCCGTCCCGCAGGCCGCGGCCGATGATGCGCACGATGACCAGATCGCGCTCGTCGGGCTGGGCCTCGATCTTCGGCCCCAGCACGGCGTGGAGCAGATGGCGCGGGGCAATCCGGTGGCCGTCCACCTCGACCGGCTCCAGTTCGATCAACCCGGCATCGCTGAACGCCTTCCACTGGGCAAAGTGGCCCGGCCAGCGAATGGTCTTGTTTTGCAGCGTGCGCAGTTGGCCGGCCCACGTCCAGGGCATGGTGCTGGTGCCGCCGGCGGTGGTGAACGCTTCCAATACGCCCACGTCGCCGCCAAAGTCGATCAACTCGTACTCTTCGGGCCGGAAGCAGCCCATCTCCACCAGTTGGCCGTCGCGGATGAAAACCGTCTCACCGAAGTATTCGTTGGTCAGCCCCTCGATGTTGAAGGTCAGGATGTAGTGCCACGGCGGTTGCGGCTCGGCGGGGATGCCGCCATCGTACATGATCAGGTCGTGGCACTGATCGAACAGGCTCATGGTGTAGGCGCAGAGCGAATTGCCCAGGCCCGGCACCTGGCCGCAGTCGGGCGTCAGGGTGATGCCGGCGGCTTTGGCCTCGGCGTCGAGGGCCAGTTGGGCGCGGGTCTGGTCGGTGTTGCCGCCGAAGTCGGCCATGCTGGCCCCGGCGCGGACGGCGGCGCGGGCCAGGGGCAGGTTGAAGAAGTAGGGCACGCCGGAGATGAAGGCGTCGATGTTGTTCGCTTTTAGCAGTTCAACAACGGCATCGCTGTCGCGCACGTCCAGCGCGGCGGCCGTGGCGACGGCGCGGCCGGCCAGGCGGTTGACGCGCGCCGCCGAGCGTTCGGCGGCGCTCAGGTGCATATCGGCCAGCAGGATGCCGGCGGCGTCGCCGTGGACGGCCAGGTCGTAGGCGGCGGCTGTACCCTGGCGGCCGGAGCCGAGGATGGCGTAGTGGTAGGACATCATTCTATTCCTTCGTTTATTGGGCTGCCGAATTACCTTCGGCGATTAATGCCTTTTTGACATCCTCTAATGATTCGAGTGGCTCATTTTCCCGTTCTCGGGCAACCAGGACATCATAGATATCTTCCCAAATCTCGCTGTATCGCTCCAGGTCCAGGATGACGGCCTTTTGTTTCCCCGACGTATCAGTCACGAATTGAATCCCTTCAAGTACCATGCTCATCTTGTCTCCAGTCCGAGTTGCGTAATGACAATTATACCATAAGACATTGGCACTTCTTCAGTATCTGTTCGCTACACTTCTTGCATACTAGCCACGTAAGCACATAGGTAAAGGAATGATACGTAAGGTATTTAAGGTAGAAAATAATCTGGTAGTTTCTCTCCCCAAGGAAACGATCGATTTACTGGGCCTTCACGAGGGGAGCGAAATTGAAGTAACCGTTGACACCGGGGCACGGCGGATTTTGCTCTCACCGGCCAAGGCCAATGTTGTGGACATTGACACCGAATTTGCCCGGCAGCTGGACGAGTTCATCGCGCTATATCGCCCGGTGTTGGAAGCCCTGGCGAAATGACGGTCAATGCCGTCGCGTTAGCTTTTTCTCAGAATTTCCCCTTTTTACTCTGATCCGTGGTATAAACATTAGAACATACGGGCGAAACAGGTCGGCAGCGGCCCGCCCGGGGGTACGAGGCGCCACCTCCTGCGAAGGAGAAGCGCCTTTGCTTTGTCAATCTGAAGTTAAACTCTCAAGAGGAGGTGCCGCAATGGCATTCATGTTTACGAACAGCAAGGGTAAG is drawn from Candidatus Promineifilum breve and contains these coding sequences:
- a CDS encoding SLC26A/SulP transporter family protein; the encoded protein is MTTPPLSPSDTDRPPGRRAGFRPAQLVPALLGGSLLGILEIALATSFAALIFSGDLAPYLSRGIGLALFSSAVALALNSLLTSYPALLGGNQDAPAAIMAVMAAGVAALTIGGEARLATVVVMLGLTTLAAGLFLLGLGVFRLAGLVRYLPYPVAGGFLAGTGWLLLVGGIGTMSHRHFSLAELPDLLAPAALPYWLPGALLGALILALSGRIRHYLFLPCIIAATIIVFFLVAALFGRSPAALSAGGWLLGPFPAGRLWQPVSAAELAAVEWPAIWPQLPNLISAVVISAIALLLNASGLELATRRDIDMNREMKAAGVANLAAGLGAGLISYAQLSLTVLSERLGAATRLTGLVAAAICGVGALLGGAALGYVPTIVFGALLVYLGLSFLWEWVVVARRRLPTIDYAIVLLILGVIAAVGFLPGVVVGIIAAVIMFVVSYSRTSIVKHALSGATFKSRVTRNADDRAALEALGDQAYFLQLQGFIFFGTANGLLEQVRARARSTPTRYVALDFRQVIGLDSTALLSFDKMRQLARENGFTLLLSGLSPGLRRQFSRGGIEAEPNVVRFDADLDRAAEWCEDQICATAADAERPLASYLQDIVPGEATRRLVGYMARLTVEQGEHLIEQGAEPDDLFFIEAGQLTAHLEVADAPPLRLETMQGGRAVGELGFYLGTRRAAAVVADRPSVVYRLSQATLARIERDDPEAAHACHRVVVHLLGERVLHLVRAVDALQA
- a CDS encoding GNAT family N-acetyltransferase — translated: MNDPVEYVAGDEAWRERIGREWSEMAARHMHVDDGFSIVATSGGAPVGLIAVVWRDLPPPLPATVEAFIDIIEVRPAFRRRGIAARLVQMAVARSGEHSAYQLRAWSSADKTEAIPMWRALGFGLCPATVYPRGEQVDGYFVALVLGASGAP
- a CDS encoding response regulator transcription factor — encoded protein: MNTSSNQFAQPFSPQILLLQGELVARAELARLLIAAGHTVRPTALATQALAWLADGDYDGLVLDLDADDGDSVALLHEVSRLQPDLPLVILTGRPTLPTAIAAVQVGAADYLVKPVAATMILESIDRTLHSLAALKRQLGRYVRQAARNADGLAPDASAPVAPAVIVAPPLSLDYSQRQASVLGDVPHTVELSRGESAVLACLMTHPNQTLTTAQLARLAWSYHLSDAEAGELIRPYIHRLRRKLDRYLPQTNPIVTVRGRGYQFFACTPPSANGDNAL
- a CDS encoding ester cyclase, giving the protein MSVESTRAVMTRYFDSEHSDVNMMADDVVFTIMATGQEHHGREGVMGMLNYFYHYAFDATASAENTIFDDGKALVEGHFIGKHIGEFAGIPATNKDVNVPICVVYDLENDQIKRGRVYFEMPVLMQQLGVM
- a CDS encoding saccharopine dehydrogenase family protein; translated protein: MMSYHYAILGSGRQGTAAAYDLAVHGDAAGILLADMHLSAAERSAARVNRLAGRAVATAAALDVRDSDAVVELLKANNIDAFISGVPYFFNLPLARAAVRAGASMADFGGNTDQTRAQLALDAEAKAAGITLTPDCGQVPGLGNSLCAYTMSLFDQCHDLIMYDGGIPAEPQPPWHYILTFNIEGLTNEYFGETVFIRDGQLVEMGCFRPEEYELIDFGGDVGVLEAFTTAGGTSTMPWTWAGQLRTLQNKTIRWPGHFAQWKAFSDAGLIELEPVEVDGHRIAPRHLLHAVLGPKIEAQPDERDLVIVRIIGRGLRDGAEREVVVDLFDRYDEATGFTAMERTTGWHAAIICAAQAHGRTPRGGLPVELALPGPAFAEELLKRGFDLRVTWMEE
- a CDS encoding AbrB/MazE/SpoVT family DNA-binding domain-containing protein, whose translation is MIRKVFKVENNLVVSLPKETIDLLGLHEGSEIEVTVDTGARRILLSPAKANVVDIDTEFARQLDEFIALYRPVLEALAK